The nucleotide sequence CATTTTCACTTAGCTCAGAATCTACAAGGGAAACGCCTAATATTGAAAACGCGACCAGTTTAACTCAAACTTGAAAAAGGTATTTATAAGAGGTAAAAATAGATGTACAGAAATGCACAGCAGGAATACTTAGTACAACAACTAAAAGACTTTGCCATGATTAGGAGCGAGGATATGGACAAGTTCATGAACAATGACATACTCGCCAAGTTCTTTAGGAAGTTCTAAGAGCTCCGCATTAAGGATCATTCGACCTTTTGTGGAAATAGATCCCCATTTATTTTTAAGAAGGCGGATTTGAAGGCTAGGAAGCTTCACCCCCATTTTAATGGCCCAAGTCTTTACAGCTTCCCGCATTTCTTGCTCATCTTGCCAATGTAAGCCCTTTACAGAGCGAACTGCCATCTTTATACCCTTTGAAGTTTAAATAATTGATTTGCAACTTCAATGATATTATCTTTCCCAACTATTGAAATCAATTCTTTATAAAGAGCAGCTCTTAATTGGCTTTTTTCATGCTGATTCCATAAATGATTTGGGTAACGCTCAAAAATACTATTTACATGCTTGGCTTCTTGAGCTGATATCGTAGGCTTCGCATTTAAAATCACTTTGTAAATAGCAAAGCTATTGCCATCAAGGTTGAGTTGATTCCTCTCTTCTTCTACTACTACAGCTTCACTAGCTAGATTTAGAAATCGCTCTAAGGCTTCTTGTGTCGTTAGATGTCGATCTTCATAAGCTTCAGCTAATGCAGAAGCTTTTTCTCCAATTGATATTAAGAACGGCTTGGCAGAACCTTGCTCATTGACTAAGCGACCAAGCACTTTGCTTAAATTAAGAAACTTGGTTGTATTAGAAATGAGCGACTTTTGTGTAGATTGTGGGAAAACCGATTCGTATAATCCTGACATTTTTCTGACATGGGGCTTTAACAAGGAGGCAAACAGAGATTTAAAGTATTGAAAAAGAAAATGCCTAAAACAGGAGTCGAACCCGCGACCTTCGCATTACGAATGCGCTGCTCTACCAACTGAGCTATTTAGGCATAATAGGAAAAGAATAGTATCGCACGTTGCCCTATTTTCCGACAACTAGGTAAATGAAAAGCCTTAATCCTTAAAATTTTAGCTTTATTATAAAACTGTTGAATCCGTCCTTAAACGCTGCTCAATGCCGGATAAGCGCTGGCCCTGCTGGGAAATGGTCTTGTGAATCACAATATCCGATCCATAGACTTCCACATGCTTGCGAGCACGTGTGACCGCTGTATAAAACACCTCGCGTCCGAACAGCTCGGATCCTTCAGGCAAAACCAGCACAACGCGATCAAATTCGCTTCCTTGGCTTTTATGAACAGATAAGCAATAAGCATACTCGTATTTGGGCAGTAAAAGGGCCGACAAACGACGTACACTTCCTTCCTGAGCCCGAGAAGGAAATAAAGCATAGTCTTCTAGGCTGACTCCTCGCAATGGCAGCTTGCGCATAAGAACGCCCGTTTCCCCATTAAACAGATCCTGGCGGTAATCGTTCGTGACTATCAGAATGGGGATCGCCAGCCATCCTGATTGATAAGAGAGTTGGCCGACATGCTGCCAAAGCAATTGATTGATGGCATCCACTCCAAAGGAGCCTTTGCGCATGGGAGATAAAATACGAATGGCATTAAAAAGCTGCAGGACTTGTTCAGGATCTTGCCCAGCTTTCACAAGCGAAGGAAAA is from Candidatus Protochlamydia phocaeensis and encodes:
- a CDS encoding M48 family metallopeptidase; translation: MAVRSVKGLHWQDEQEMREAVKTWAIKMGVKLPSLQIRLLKNKWGSISTKGRMILNAELLELPKELGEYVIVHELVHILAPNHGKVF